The genomic stretch GGGAGGCCGAAGCGGTTAAGGCCAGTATCCACCTTTATATGCACGGGATGGACTCGTCCCCTTTGGGCAGCGGCCTGGGCGAGGGCCTGAGCCATCTCCCAGGACGCCACAGCGGTCGCTACCTCCAGCTCCACGAGGAGGGGGGCGTCCTCGGGGGGTGTGGGGCCCATGACCAGGATGGGCGCCATCACCCCGGCCTGCCGCAGCTCTTGGGCCTCCTCGGTGCAGACCACGGCCAGGGCCTCAGCCCCCGCCTCCACCAGGGCGCGAGCCACCCCCACCGCCCCGTGGCCATAAGCGTTGGCCTTCACCACGGCCATGATCTGGGCCCCGGCGACCCTCTCTTTGAGGGTCTGCAGATTGTGGGCCAGGGCGTCCAGGTCCACCTCCGCCCAGAGGGGACGTCCGGCAGGCGCGTGGTATACCATGGCCCTACCTGACCAAGGCTCAGGGCACTAGGGCCCATTCCTCTGGCAACCGGTAGCGGAAGACGCGGCTTGTGAACCCCTGCCCGTCGAATACGCGGGCGTAGCCGCTGCGCTTTATCTCCCGATAGGTATTAACGATCTGGATAATGCGCTTGGCCCGCAGGTTGAAGACCACCGCCCCCGCCTTTACCGGCTGCAGGCTCGCCTCCCTGGTGATGTCGTCCACCACGCGGAAGACGGGGTGCTGATGGGGCGGGAGCCTGGAGAGGTCCTCGCGGATAGCCCGCGTGTCCTCAGGGGTATTGTGCTCATCGAAGATGGCCAGGCCTGAGAGGACGTAGTCGCGCAGGTTGCGGTAATAGGGCTCGGCCCTCTCTAGCAGCTCCTCCAGGGTTACGGGATTGGTTGCGCAGGCGGCCACCAGGGCAGGGAGGGCATCGGGATGGGCAATGAAGCTCACAGCTCCCCGCTGGTCGATAACCGTGCAGCGGATGACGTTCATGCCCCTCTGCCGTCCAGCCTAGCAACACCCCTGCGCCCTGTCAACGAAGGAGATTTGACTCTCCGGGAGGGCCATTCTATAATGGGCGTCGGCCCTAAGGCAGAGCTCCGGGAAGTGGAGATAAGCGTTGCCCAAGAGGACATATCAGCCCAAGAACCTGCGCCGCAAGCGGAAGCACGGTTTCCTGGCCCGCATGGCCACTAAAGGGGGTAGGGCGGTGCTGAAGCGGCGACGTCAAAAAGGGAGGTGGCGCCTGACGGTGTGAGGGGCCGTGAGCAAGCTTGTGCCGCTGCGGGGACGACGGGCCTTCGATGCCGTCTTCCAGCGGGGCCGTGTCTATAGCGATCAGCTCCTCAGCATGCGCGTCCTCCCTAATGGGCTTCCCTACGTCCGGTGTGGTCTGGTGGTGGGTCGCAAGGTGGGCAAGGCTACAGTGCGCAACAAGGTAAAACGCCGTCTACGGGAAGGCATGAGGCGGCTGGGCCTCAAGCCGGGGTGGGATGTGGTGGTGGTGGCCCGTCCCCCGGCTGCCCAGGCCAGTTATGGTGGCCTGATGGACTCCGTGTCCTCCCTGTTGCGGCGGGCGGGCCTCCTCCTGGAGGGGGAAGGATGAAGGCTCTGGCCCTGGCCATCATCCGGTTTTATCAGCGGCACATCTCGCCCGGCCGCCCCCCGGCCTGTCGCTTCCTGCCCACCTGTTCGCAGTACGCCTATGAGGCATTGGAGCGCCACGGCCTTGCGAAGGGGTCGGCCCTGACCTTGGGTCGTCTTTTACGCTGTCATCCTTGGAACCCCGGTGGCTACGATCCCGTCCCCTAGGACCCTCGCTTCCTTCAGGAGTCCCCTTGGGCTGGGGGGGCTCTTATCCCTCTTGGCCGTGACGGCGATGATGGTGGCCTGCGCTCGGGTGGGTTCCCCCAGGGGCTGGATGCCACCCACACCCGTGGACGGCATGCTCCTTCTGGGGCTGAAGGCGGGGCAGATAGCGGCCGTGGACCCCCAAGGGTGGCAGGTGCGTTGGCGCTTCCCTGAGAAGGAGAAGGACATCCGCCTGGGCGCCTTCTATGGGGCACCAGCGGTGGGCGATGAGCTCATATACGTGGGTAGCTATGACGGCTCCGTCTATGCCCTGGAGCGAGGGGGTCGCCTCCGGTGGCGGTTCAAGACCGATGGCCCGGTCATCGGTGGCTTGGTCTGGGATGCCCGCTTAGGCCTCCTCCTGGTGCCCTCCGACGACGGCCGCCTCTACGCTTTGAACGCCCAGGACGGGACGCTTCTGCCTGGCTGGCCTTTCCGCACTGGCAAGGGCATATGGTCGCGCCCTGCCTTGGCCGACGACACGGCCTACGTGGGCTCCCTAGACGGAAAGGTGTATGCCCTGGCCCTCCCTTCGGGCCAGGAGCGGTGGCGTCTGGACCTGGGGGCGGGCATCGTCTCCGACCCCGTCTTGGCCGGTCACCTCCTACTGGTGGGAGGGGTCGACCGCCGACTACACGCTATTGATGTGCGCGATGGCCGTCGGGTATGGCAGACCCCCTTTCGGGCCGACAACTGGTTCTGGGCCCAGCCAGTGGTGATGGGCGATGTGGTGTATGCTGCCAATCTGGATGGTAACCTCTATGCCATATCCCTGGCTGATGGGTCCCTGAGGTGGCGCTTCCCCACCCAGGAGCCGGTGCGCTCGCGTCCCTTGCTTGTGGGCGATGTGCTGGTGGTGGCCGACCGCGGGGGCAATGTCTATGGCCTAGACCCTGCTAGCGGCCAGGCCCGCTGGGGCCCCCAGGCCCTGGGGGGGAAGGTGCTGGCCGACCTCCTCCTTTTGGGGGGTGAGGTGCTGGTGCTAACACAGGAGGGGCGCCTCTTCGTCCTGGACCCGGCCACGGGCCAGGCCCAGGGGGTGGACATAGGGCCATGAGCAGCAGAACCCCTTCCCCCCAGGTGATGGGCCACCCTGGCCGTCGGGAGCGAATGCCGCTGTTGGTCTTGAGCATGTTGGCGGCAGCCCTGGTGATGGTGGCGTCCACTGGCCGCAACCCATGGGACGCCCTCTTCGTAGACCCCATGATCAACGTGCTCCTGTTGTTCAATAATGTCCTGTTGGGCCACTTCGGCGCGGCTATCATCGTCTTCACCCTGTTTATGAGGGCCGTTACCCTGCCCCTTACCATCAGGCAGTTCCAGTCCACCAAAGCCCTGACGGCCATCCAGCCCCGCCTGCAGGAGATCCAGAAGAAGTACAAGGACCCCAGGCGGCGTCAGGAGGAGACCCTCAAGCTATATCGGCAAGCTGGGGTCAACCCTCTGGGCTGCCTCTTGCCCATGTTGGTGCAGTTCCCAGTGTGGATCGCGCTGTACCGGGCCCTCATCATCATGGTGGGGGGGACGCCCGATGGGATGTTGAGCCTGGCCCACCGCATCTATCCCTGGCCTTATCTGTATGAGGCGGTGCCCCTGCAGCAGGAGTTCCTGTGGCTCCACCTAGGACGTCCCGATGCCACCTTCGTCCTGCCCATCTTGGTAGGGATCACCACCTATATCCAGCAGAAGGTGAGCACGGCGCCGGCGGCCACCCGCGAGCAACAGCAGATGAATCAGACCCTCAACTGGATGATGCCCCTCATGTTTGTCTGGATCACCATGGCCGTCCCCAGCGGCCTGGGCTTATATTGGGTGGTGAGCAATGTGGCCTCTGTGTTCATCAGCTATTTCGTCTATGGCGCCCGCGGGGTAGACTGGCGGAGGGTCTTCTTACCGCTGCCCCAGCCAGCGGCGCCGGCCAAATCCAAGACCAGCAAGAGGGAGGGCCATGACAAAGGAAGGCGTGGAGGCAACAGGTAGGACCCTGGAGGAAGCCATCGACAACGCCCTGGCCC from Dehalococcoidia bacterium encodes the following:
- the rpmH gene encoding 50S ribosomal protein L34; this translates as MPKRTYQPKNLRRKRKHGFLARMATKGGRAVLKRRRQKGRWRLTV
- the rnpA gene encoding ribonuclease P protein component, whose product is MSKLVPLRGRRAFDAVFQRGRVYSDQLLSMRVLPNGLPYVRCGLVVGRKVGKATVRNKVKRRLREGMRRLGLKPGWDVVVVARPPAAQASYGGLMDSVSSLLRRAGLLLEGEG
- the yidD gene encoding membrane protein insertion efficiency factor YidD, translated to MKALALAIIRFYQRHISPGRPPACRFLPTCSQYAYEALERHGLAKGSALTLGRLLRCHPWNPGGYDPVP
- a CDS encoding PQQ-binding-like beta-propeller repeat protein, translated to MTAMMVACARVGSPRGWMPPTPVDGMLLLGLKAGQIAAVDPQGWQVRWRFPEKEKDIRLGAFYGAPAVGDELIYVGSYDGSVYALERGGRLRWRFKTDGPVIGGLVWDARLGLLLVPSDDGRLYALNAQDGTLLPGWPFRTGKGIWSRPALADDTAYVGSLDGKVYALALPSGQERWRLDLGAGIVSDPVLAGHLLLVGGVDRRLHAIDVRDGRRVWQTPFRADNWFWAQPVVMGDVVYAANLDGNLYAISLADGSLRWRFPTQEPVRSRPLLVGDVLVVADRGGNVYGLDPASGQARWGPQALGGKVLADLLLLGGEVLVLTQEGRLFVLDPATGQAQGVDIGP
- a CDS encoding YidC/Oxa1 family membrane protein insertase — its product is MSSRTPSPQVMGHPGRRERMPLLVLSMLAAALVMVASTGRNPWDALFVDPMINVLLLFNNVLLGHFGAAIIVFTLFMRAVTLPLTIRQFQSTKALTAIQPRLQEIQKKYKDPRRRQEETLKLYRQAGVNPLGCLLPMLVQFPVWIALYRALIIMVGGTPDGMLSLAHRIYPWPYLYEAVPLQQEFLWLHLGRPDATFVLPILVGITTYIQQKVSTAPAATREQQQMNQTLNWMMPLMFVWITMAVPSGLGLYWVVSNVASVFISYFVYGARGVDWRRVFLPLPQPAAPAKSKTSKREGHDKGRRGGNR